From the Polyangiaceae bacterium genome, the window CAACTACGGCGCGACGATGAATCGCCTGGAAGTAGCCACGAGCGCGATCTCGACGATGCGGCTCAACATGAGCGCAGCCAACTCACGTATCCGCGATGTAGACGTCGCCGAAGAGACGTCGATGATGGCGCGCAACCAGGTGCTCACCCAGGCGGGTGTCTCTGTCTTGAGTCAGGCCAACCAGCTGCCAAACATGGCAATGAACCTGCTTGGTTAGTGGCTAGTTAGCGCGGGCCGCGCTGCGCCTCACCCCCCGATCCGGACGACCTTGCCGCGTATCACGTAGATCCAACGTGATATCCGCTCGGATATTCTGGGTTTGGGGGTTAGCTGCGTCTGGGGGCCAAGTCGAAGATCTCCACGTCGACTCCAGGCGAGTAGTGGCTGAGTTCCGGCGCGCACCCCGGCTCCGATAGGCCGGCGGCTTGGACGAGCCCCTCCTCGAAGCTTTCGAGTTCCGCGAGGTGCACGGGATACGGCGTGTGGTGTACTTGCCCTGTCCACACCTGCCCGCCTCGCTCCGTGTGCAGCAGGTAGCGCTCGAACAGGAAGAACTCCAGCGTGTCGGGCTGAGACGCGCCGAGTTCCTGAGTGATGCGATAGTGAGTCTTGAGCCTCGCGGCAGGATCCGAGGTGCGTGTCGTCTCGTAGTCGACCTCTGATCCGCGGACATCCATCGCCATGTTCGCGTAGTGATAGGGCAGGCTCCAGCCAACCCGCGCGGCCGTAACCGCAATTCGAGACGCTGCTTCGAGGGAGAAGAAGTACACCCCTGGGTCACGACCAGCCACGTGGACGTAGGTCCGCATGTTGGTCTCCAGGAAGTTGAAGGCGAACGCCTCGGGCGCCCAGGCGGGGCGCACGCCCTGCATTTCGAAGGGTACCAAACCAACGAACGCGTCACCCTCGAAGGTGTCAATTTCCAGACTCTCAGGCACGACGCGACGCAACTCGG encodes:
- a CDS encoding DUF2071 domain-containing protein → MDRISQTRRPAGKPRGYQRWRHLLFVHWRVPVSELRRVVPESLEIDTFEGDAFVGLVPFEMQGVRPAWAPEAFAFNFLETNMRTYVHVAGRDPGVYFFSLEAASRIAVTAARVGWSLPYHYANMAMDVRGSEVDYETTRTSDPAARLKTHYRITQELGASQPDTLEFFLFERYLLHTERGGQVWTGQVHHTPYPVHLAELESFEEGLVQAAGLSEPGCAPELSHYSPGVDVEIFDLAPRRS